From a region of the Nonlabens sp. Hel1_33_55 genome:
- a CDS encoding YihY/virulence factor BrkB family protein: MNSTNTVKEKFSIKHLPQLLWESAKQWNQDDVWQLAASIAYYAILSLPGLLIILISIVGVIWGQDIATGRLTSDLAGLIGLEAAEGINEMLKATDKDNGVVATLVGIATLIFGATGLFYQLQLSLNKIWRLKINPKTPWWKILTDRAKSFGFILVVGFLILISFVLSTLIGLLQDMIQDNFADYLLYVAYTLNFFLAIAIISLLFGLMFRYLPDADVKWKLIWPGAIVTGALFELGKFLLELYFTNSSPASAYGAAGIIVLLLLWVSYSALILFYGAEFVKIYAQRYDRGIFPNSKAVKYREEVVEIEQATPVDKETT, encoded by the coding sequence ATGAACTCTACGAATACTGTCAAAGAAAAATTTTCAATAAAACATTTACCTCAATTACTCTGGGAAAGTGCAAAACAGTGGAATCAAGACGACGTTTGGCAGCTGGCAGCGAGTATTGCCTACTATGCCATTCTATCGCTTCCAGGTTTACTCATTATTTTGATAAGTATTGTAGGCGTTATTTGGGGACAAGATATCGCTACCGGTAGACTTACTAGCGATCTCGCTGGTTTGATAGGTCTAGAAGCGGCAGAAGGTATTAATGAAATGCTCAAAGCAACTGATAAAGACAATGGTGTTGTGGCAACTCTTGTTGGTATCGCAACCCTAATATTTGGTGCGACTGGATTATTCTATCAGCTGCAATTATCACTCAATAAAATATGGAGACTCAAGATCAATCCCAAAACACCGTGGTGGAAAATCCTGACAGATCGTGCTAAAAGCTTTGGATTTATTCTTGTGGTTGGTTTTCTCATCTTAATCAGTTTTGTACTATCTACGCTCATTGGCTTGCTGCAGGATATGATTCAGGACAATTTTGCAGACTACCTATTGTACGTGGCATATACACTCAATTTCTTTCTTGCAATTGCGATTATATCACTGCTTTTTGGTTTAATGTTCAGGTATCTACCAGATGCTGATGTTAAGTGGAAGTTGATATGGCCTGGAGCTATAGTTACGGGCGCCTTGTTTGAACTGGGTAAATTTTTATTGGAGCTATATTTTACAAATTCCTCTCCAGCAAGTGCTTACGGTGCCGCAGGAATCATTGTGTTACTCCTGCTTTGGGTTTCTTACAGCGCGCTCATTCTTTTCTATGGTGCAGAGTTTGTAAAAATCTATGCCCAGCGCTACGATAGAGGAATTTTTCCCAATAGCAAAGCTGTCAAATATCGTGAAGAGGTCGTTGAAATAGAGCAAGCAACACCGGTTGATAAGGAGACAACTTAA
- the nhaD gene encoding sodium:proton antiporter NhaD, which yields MYIAIIVVFVLGYLGIAMEHSLKIDKAAIALLTGTLCWVLFVYGSDTLIPQIEASESASWIDEQLKEHIGEIGEILFFLMGAMTIVEIIDAHEGFSIITDRITTTHRVKLLWILGILTFFLSAALDNLTTAIVMAALLRKMIKDKKDLWMFAGILIIAANAGGAWSPIGDVTTIMLWIGGQITATNIITEIFLPSLICLLVPLIIMTFRFKGNIESAEGHSHETVPVTNYEKKLVFVVGIGVLLFVPIFKSLTGLPPFLGILFGLGIVWILTEIIHKSKAPKHKHSLTIAGVLRRIDTPSILFFLGILIAVGSLQSAGHLVDLATVLDNNFNNIYAVNASIGVLSSIVDNVPLVAAAMGMYSLETYPVDNTFWELLAYCAGTGGSILIIGSAAGVAIMGILKIDFMWYLKNISLLALVGYIAGILAFMLIN from the coding sequence ATGTACATCGCAATCATCGTTGTTTTTGTTTTGGGCTATTTAGGGATTGCCATGGAGCATTCCTTAAAGATCGATAAGGCTGCCATAGCATTATTAACTGGGACACTATGTTGGGTGCTATTTGTATATGGTAGCGATACGCTAATCCCGCAAATCGAGGCGAGTGAATCTGCTTCATGGATTGACGAACAACTCAAAGAACATATAGGTGAAATAGGAGAAATTCTATTCTTTCTTATGGGTGCCATGACTATAGTAGAGATTATCGATGCTCACGAAGGTTTCTCCATCATCACAGATAGAATCACCACAACTCATAGGGTCAAGCTATTGTGGATATTGGGAATTCTGACATTCTTTTTATCTGCGGCATTGGATAATCTGACCACGGCAATTGTAATGGCAGCACTTCTACGCAAGATGATCAAGGACAAAAAAGACCTATGGATGTTTGCCGGCATACTTATCATTGCTGCAAATGCTGGCGGCGCGTGGTCTCCTATAGGTGATGTAACGACGATCATGTTATGGATAGGTGGACAGATAACTGCAACAAATATTATTACAGAAATATTCCTGCCTAGTCTGATTTGTCTACTCGTACCATTGATCATAATGACTTTTAGATTCAAAGGAAATATAGAATCTGCAGAAGGGCATTCCCATGAGACGGTTCCAGTAACCAATTATGAGAAAAAGTTGGTTTTCGTTGTTGGAATAGGAGTTTTGCTTTTCGTTCCCATCTTTAAAAGTTTGACTGGATTACCACCTTTCTTGGGAATTTTATTTGGATTGGGAATCGTCTGGATCTTAACAGAAATTATTCACAAATCCAAAGCTCCTAAACACAAACATTCTCTTACCATAGCTGGCGTCCTACGCAGAATAGATACGCCTAGCATTCTATTTTTCCTAGGTATTTTGATCGCTGTTGGAAGTTTACAATCGGCTGGACATTTGGTGGATCTTGCTACGGTTTTAGACAATAATTTCAACAACATCTATGCGGTAAATGCATCTATAGGTGTATTGTCCTCTATTGTTGACAATGTCCCGCTAGTCGCAGCAGCCATGGGAATGTATTCATTGGAAACTTATCCTGTGGATAATACGTTTTGGGAACTACTCGCCTACTGCGCTGGTACTGGTGGTAGCATTTTGATCATTGGATCTGCCGCTGGAGTTGCTATTATGGGTATTTTGAAGATCGATTTTATGTGGTACCTCAAAAACATCAGCTTATTGGCACTTGTTGGTTACATTGCTGGTATTCTAGCCTTTATGTTAATTAATTGA
- a CDS encoding glutamate synthase subunit beta, whose product MGKITGFLEYERIDEASVQPDERVKGYKEFKIPLEEDKLKSQGARCMDCGIPFCHSGCPLGNLIPDFNDAVYKGKWKEASRILHSTNNFPEFTGRLCPAPCEEACVLGINEDPVSIENIEKNIAEKAFEEGWIEAHPPKKRTDKKVAVIGSGPAGLAAAQQLNRAGHHVTVFERDAKVGGLLRYGIPDFKMEKHVIDRRVAIMEEEGINFEVNAHVGDNISVETLKADYDSIVLCGGATVRRSIPIPGSHLKGVVQAMDFLKANNQYVDNLCDFEGIIQATDKNVIVIGGGDTGSDCIGTSNRHKAKSVTNFEILDKPTEGRPANQPWPYWPMRLRTSSSHKEGVERVFSVSTKEFVGNKEGELTGLKTVEVEWIFKDGQRPELKELPETEKLWDCDLALLALGFTGSEKTLADQFGLEMDFRTNIKATVKDYATNIPGIYTAGDMRRGQSLIVWAISEGRQAAHHVDKYLMGSSSLPLKDDNDLPRV is encoded by the coding sequence ATGGGAAAGATCACAGGATTTTTAGAATATGAACGTATTGATGAAGCATCTGTACAACCAGATGAGCGAGTCAAAGGTTATAAAGAATTTAAAATTCCTCTAGAAGAGGATAAATTAAAAAGTCAAGGTGCACGCTGTATGGATTGTGGTATTCCATTTTGTCATAGCGGCTGCCCGCTAGGTAATTTGATTCCAGACTTCAACGACGCAGTTTATAAAGGAAAATGGAAAGAAGCATCTCGCATTTTACATTCCACAAACAACTTTCCAGAATTTACGGGACGTTTATGCCCAGCTCCTTGTGAGGAAGCCTGTGTATTGGGAATCAACGAGGATCCAGTAAGTATAGAGAATATTGAAAAAAACATAGCTGAAAAAGCCTTTGAAGAAGGATGGATTGAAGCGCATCCACCTAAAAAACGTACTGATAAAAAAGTAGCGGTAATTGGATCAGGTCCTGCAGGGCTTGCAGCAGCTCAACAGCTCAATCGTGCAGGTCACCATGTTACCGTATTTGAACGTGACGCCAAGGTAGGCGGATTATTACGTTACGGTATTCCAGACTTCAAAATGGAAAAACATGTGATCGATAGGCGTGTTGCTATAATGGAAGAAGAAGGTATCAATTTTGAAGTAAACGCTCACGTAGGTGATAACATAAGTGTAGAAACGCTCAAAGCAGATTATGATTCTATCGTTCTATGTGGCGGAGCTACAGTAAGACGTTCTATTCCTATTCCTGGAAGCCATTTGAAAGGTGTGGTTCAAGCCATGGACTTCCTCAAAGCAAACAATCAATACGTTGACAACCTATGTGATTTTGAAGGCATCATTCAAGCGACAGATAAAAATGTGATTGTTATAGGTGGTGGTGATACAGGATCAGATTGTATTGGTACAAGCAATCGTCACAAAGCTAAAAGCGTCACTAATTTTGAAATCCTGGATAAACCTACAGAAGGACGTCCAGCAAATCAACCTTGGCCTTATTGGCCTATGCGCCTACGCACATCATCTTCTCACAAAGAAGGTGTAGAACGCGTTTTTAGTGTTTCTACAAAAGAATTTGTAGGTAACAAAGAAGGAGAACTTACAGGCTTAAAAACTGTGGAAGTAGAATGGATTTTTAAGGATGGTCAACGTCCAGAATTAAAAGAACTACCGGAAACAGAAAAGCTATGGGATTGTGATCTTGCTTTGTTAGCCTTAGGGTTTACAGGATCTGAAAAGACTCTTGCAGATCAGTTTGGACTTGAAATGGACTTCAGAACCAATATTAAAGCTACTGTCAAGGATTATGCGACTAATATACCTGGAATTTATACTGCTGGTGATATGCGTCGTGGCCAGTCCTTAATTGTTTGGGCAATTTCTGAGGGCCGTCAAGCTGCACATCACGTGGATAAATATTTAATGGGGTCTTCTAGTTTACCACTTAAGGACGACAACGATTTGCCTAGAGTGTAG
- the gltB gene encoding glutamate synthase large subunit, whose protein sequence is MLKQQGLYYPEYEHDNCGAGFICSLKGETSNDIIHKALQILEKLEHRGAVSADGRTGDGAGILIDIPHEFFLKNVDFKLPDAGSYAVSNVFLPKKINQRQYCIKTLENHLNIVGLNILGWRDVPVDPNHLGKIATTTEPFIKQIFIGKSDSKQADFDFTRSLYIARKKAEHEIYSSKISESGKFYLPSLSTKIIIYKGLLMPGDIKGFYKDLNDPSFVTRLALVHQRFSTNTFPTWDLAQPFRYMCHNGEINTLRGNVSRMFSRQELMESKAFGDDIKEILPIVLPGKSDSASMDMVVELLLMTGRSLPEVMMMLVPEAWEKNPYMSDEKRAFYEFNSCLMEPWDGPASIPFTDGTYIGAVLDRNGLRPSRYSVTKDGFVIMSSETGVVDIEPSNLKFHGRLEPGKMFLVNMKEGRIVNDDEIKNAIAAKHPYRKWLDENLVHLRDIPYNDCPVFLNEETLEKRKVVFGYTQEDVDTIILPMAKNSKEPIGSMGSDTPIAVLSQRSQLIYNYFKQLFAQVTNPPLDGIREKLITDISLTLGKDANIFEIDEKHCQKLKIQNPVISKQDLDKIKSYQNPDIKIAKIPMLYDIKRGHNGLEDALEEMLQTASAKAKKGFNLIILSDRNTSKDLAPIPALLACSHINSGLQRLGLRSKASIIVESAEPREVHHFALLFGYGASAVNPYMVNEIIEEQLEELNDTSITPLEAIENYNKAVGKGILKVMNKIGISTLNSYRGAQLFECIGINTEVVNAYFPKTTTRIQGVGLHQLEKEINKRYKQAYERQEIEGNLDLEMGGEYRWRRNGEHHMFNPLSVAKLQEAVRTNKASTYKEYSDIINDQSRRLMTIRGLFEFTNFDPIPLEEVEPWTNIVKRFKTGAMSYGSISAEAHENLAVAMNRIGGKSNSGEGGEDEARFYKDATGDWKNSAIKQVASGRFGVTSNYLTNASEIQIKMAQGAKPGEGGQLPGPKVNPQIAKTRNSTPYVGLISPPPHHDIYSIEDLSQLIYDLKSANREARINVKLVSEVGVGTVAAGVSKAKADVVLISGFDGGTGASPLTSLKHCGLPWELGLAEAQQTLVMNDLRNRIVVECDGQMKTGRDVAVACLLGAEEFGFATAPLVASGCIMMRVCHLNTCPVGIATQNPELRKKFKGKPEHVVNYMYFIAQELREIMAKLGFRTVDEMVGQVGKLDRNAAIDFYKTRGIDLSPILHKIDAPEGTKLYNTEKQDHQMEDALDLEIISKAHPALFRKEKTILDLKITNEDRAVGAILSNEISKIYGSQGLPENTLKINFSGSAGQSFGAFATHGLTLSVTGNTNDYIGKGLSGAKLIVKVHQEATIKPEENVIIGNVALYGATAGEAYINGKAGERFCVRNSGATAVVEGIGDHGCEYMTGGVAVVLGEVGRNFGAGMSGGIAYIYDGTKSFERKVNAEGLNIDPVTDEADINQLRDLIEQHYNATFSPLAQRLLENWKQELPKFLKILPEEYRQALLRLEEENLITT, encoded by the coding sequence ATGTTAAAGCAACAAGGTTTATATTATCCAGAATACGAGCACGACAATTGTGGTGCTGGTTTTATATGTAGTCTCAAAGGAGAAACTTCTAATGACATCATTCACAAGGCGTTACAAATACTTGAGAAATTAGAACATCGCGGTGCGGTAAGCGCAGACGGTCGTACGGGTGATGGTGCTGGTATCTTGATAGATATACCTCATGAATTTTTCCTGAAAAATGTAGATTTCAAACTTCCAGATGCCGGTAGTTATGCTGTAAGTAATGTCTTCCTTCCTAAAAAGATCAACCAGCGTCAGTACTGTATCAAAACCTTAGAAAATCATCTGAATATCGTCGGCCTAAATATTTTGGGCTGGAGAGATGTGCCTGTTGATCCTAATCATTTAGGGAAAATTGCTACAACTACAGAGCCGTTTATCAAGCAAATATTTATAGGTAAATCAGATAGCAAACAAGCCGATTTTGATTTTACAAGATCTCTATACATAGCCCGTAAAAAGGCAGAACATGAGATCTATTCGTCAAAGATATCAGAGAGCGGGAAATTCTATTTGCCTAGTCTTTCTACAAAAATAATAATTTACAAAGGGCTACTCATGCCTGGCGATATCAAAGGGTTTTATAAAGACCTGAACGATCCATCATTTGTAACAAGATTAGCACTGGTTCATCAGCGTTTTTCTACAAACACATTCCCTACATGGGATCTAGCACAACCTTTTAGATACATGTGCCATAATGGTGAGATCAACACGTTAAGGGGTAATGTTTCCAGAATGTTTTCTAGACAGGAATTGATGGAGAGCAAAGCCTTTGGTGATGATATTAAAGAGATTTTGCCTATTGTCTTGCCTGGAAAATCAGACAGTGCTTCCATGGATATGGTGGTAGAATTGTTACTGATGACCGGCAGATCTTTGCCTGAGGTTATGATGATGCTAGTTCCAGAGGCTTGGGAGAAAAACCCATACATGTCTGATGAGAAACGTGCATTTTATGAGTTCAACTCATGTCTTATGGAACCGTGGGATGGTCCTGCTTCTATACCTTTTACTGATGGAACCTACATAGGTGCCGTACTGGACAGGAATGGCTTGCGTCCATCAAGATACAGCGTTACTAAAGACGGTTTTGTTATCATGTCATCAGAAACTGGCGTGGTGGACATCGAACCTAGTAACCTCAAATTTCACGGTAGGTTGGAACCTGGGAAAATGTTTCTTGTGAATATGAAAGAAGGTCGTATCGTGAATGACGATGAGATCAAAAATGCTATTGCGGCAAAACACCCATATCGCAAATGGTTGGATGAGAACTTAGTGCATCTAAGAGATATACCTTATAATGACTGCCCGGTTTTCTTGAACGAGGAGACTTTAGAGAAGCGTAAAGTGGTTTTCGGTTACACACAAGAAGATGTGGATACCATCATCCTGCCCATGGCAAAAAACAGCAAAGAGCCCATAGGTTCCATGGGTAGCGACACACCTATTGCAGTATTGTCCCAGCGATCGCAGCTCATCTATAATTACTTCAAACAATTGTTTGCGCAAGTAACTAATCCACCATTGGATGGTATTCGAGAGAAACTAATTACAGATATCAGTCTTACACTTGGTAAGGATGCAAATATTTTTGAGATTGATGAGAAACACTGCCAAAAGCTAAAGATTCAAAACCCAGTAATCTCAAAACAGGATTTAGATAAAATTAAAAGCTATCAAAATCCGGACATTAAGATTGCAAAGATCCCAATGCTTTACGATATTAAGCGAGGTCACAATGGGCTTGAAGATGCGCTGGAAGAAATGCTTCAGACCGCTTCCGCGAAAGCGAAAAAAGGTTTCAACCTAATCATACTATCAGACCGTAATACAAGCAAAGACCTTGCGCCTATTCCAGCACTACTCGCCTGCTCTCATATCAATAGTGGTTTGCAGCGATTAGGATTGAGATCTAAGGCAAGCATCATCGTAGAATCTGCAGAGCCTCGTGAGGTGCACCATTTTGCACTATTGTTTGGTTATGGTGCAAGTGCAGTCAATCCGTATATGGTCAACGAGATCATTGAAGAACAATTGGAAGAATTGAACGATACTTCAATTACACCTTTAGAAGCTATTGAAAACTACAACAAAGCGGTAGGTAAGGGGATTTTGAAGGTGATGAACAAGATTGGTATTTCCACTCTCAACTCTTATCGTGGTGCACAACTTTTTGAATGTATTGGAATCAATACCGAAGTTGTCAACGCCTATTTCCCTAAAACCACTACAAGAATTCAAGGTGTTGGATTACACCAATTAGAAAAAGAAATCAATAAGCGATACAAACAAGCCTATGAACGTCAGGAAATCGAAGGAAATCTTGATCTAGAAATGGGTGGTGAATATCGCTGGAGACGTAATGGAGAACATCATATGTTCAATCCATTATCAGTAGCGAAATTACAGGAAGCGGTGCGCACTAATAAAGCGTCAACCTACAAGGAATACTCTGATATTATAAATGATCAATCCAGACGATTGATGACAATAAGAGGTTTGTTTGAGTTCACAAATTTTGATCCTATCCCACTAGAAGAAGTGGAACCATGGACCAATATTGTTAAGCGCTTCAAAACGGGCGCCATGTCCTATGGATCCATAAGTGCAGAAGCTCATGAGAACCTAGCCGTTGCCATGAACCGTATAGGTGGTAAAAGTAATAGCGGTGAAGGCGGTGAAGATGAAGCTCGCTTTTATAAGGATGCCACAGGAGACTGGAAAAATAGTGCGATCAAGCAAGTAGCATCAGGAAGATTTGGTGTTACCTCTAATTACTTGACTAATGCGTCTGAGATTCAGATAAAAATGGCTCAAGGTGCTAAACCTGGTGAAGGTGGTCAATTGCCTGGACCTAAAGTGAACCCACAAATTGCCAAAACTCGTAATTCAACTCCTTATGTAGGGTTGATATCACCACCACCACATCATGATATTTACTCAATCGAGGATTTATCACAACTTATATACGATTTGAAATCGGCTAATCGCGAAGCTCGAATCAATGTGAAATTGGTTTCTGAAGTTGGAGTTGGAACTGTTGCCGCTGGTGTATCTAAAGCAAAAGCAGATGTAGTTCTTATTTCTGGTTTTGACGGTGGTACAGGAGCTTCTCCTCTAACATCACTTAAACACTGTGGCTTGCCATGGGAACTAGGTCTCGCAGAGGCTCAACAAACGCTTGTCATGAACGATTTACGTAATCGTATTGTAGTAGAATGTGACGGCCAGATGAAAACAGGCCGTGATGTAGCGGTAGCTTGTTTGCTGGGTGCAGAGGAATTTGGCTTTGCAACCGCTCCACTAGTAGCTTCAGGATGTATCATGATGCGTGTATGTCACTTAAACACGTGTCCTGTTGGGATTGCTACTCAAAATCCAGAATTACGTAAAAAGTTTAAGGGTAAGCCAGAGCACGTGGTAAACTATATGTACTTCATCGCGCAGGAATTGCGTGAAATCATGGCAAAATTAGGGTTTAGAACCGTTGACGAAATGGTTGGCCAAGTTGGAAAATTGGATCGTAATGCGGCTATTGATTTTTACAAAACTCGTGGGATCGATCTATCTCCTATTCTGCATAAAATTGATGCTCCAGAAGGAACCAAGCTCTACAATACAGAAAAGCAAGATCACCAAATGGAAGATGCGCTTGATTTAGAAATCATCAGCAAGGCGCATCCAGCATTATTTAGAAAAGAGAAAACTATCCTTGATTTAAAGATCACTAATGAGGATCGCGCCGTTGGAGCCATATTGAGCAACGAGATTTCAAAAATCTATGGATCCCAAGGTTTACCAGAAAATACATTGAAAATCAACTTTTCTGGATCTGCAGGTCAAAGCTTTGGAGCTTTTGCAACCCATGGTTTGACCTTATCTGTAACTGGAAACACAAATGATTATATAGGTAAAGGTTTATCAGGAGCTAAATTGATTGTGAAGGTGCATCAAGAAGCAACCATCAAACCAGAAGAAAATGTCATCATTGGTAATGTTGCTCTTTATGGTGCTACTGCTGGTGAAGCGTACATTAACGGTAAGGCTGGTGAACGATTCTGTGTTCGTAACTCTGGAGCTACTGCGGTAGTGGAAGGAATAGGCGATCATGGTTGTGAATACATGACTGGTGGTGTTGCTGTTGTTTTAGGTGAAGTTGGAAGAAACTTTGGTGCTGGAATGAGCGGTGGTATTGCGTATATCTATGATGGTACAAAATCATTTGAAAGAAAAGTCAATGCAGAAGGATTGAACATAGATCCTGTAACTGATGAGGCAGACATCAATCAATTAAGAGATTTAATCGAACAACACTATAATGCCACTTTTAGCCCACTAGCGCAACGCTTATTGGAAAACTGGAAGCAAGAACTACCTAAGTTCCTTAAAATATTACCAGAGGAATACAGACAAGCATTGCTAAGACTAGAAGAGGAAAATTTAATAACTACGTAG
- a CDS encoding TrkA C-terminal domain-containing protein, producing MIHTGLSAESAKFQARSAYTGAGLSTKETELIMNHPVRRKIVYNLMLIGNAGIVTVMSSLILTFVLPETTASRLYGLLIIVVGLTGLWFAIRSNWVDRGLSRMISSMLRRYTDLQVQDFEAVLHLKNDYKISEANVDSDGWMCNRTLQELNLREEGITILGVYRKGDDYYGSPAGPFKLVSGDVVTIYGKASGIKSLYKRKKDFYAHLEHERAVAKEEERRKAEIEKAEAEEE from the coding sequence TTGATCCATACTGGTCTGTCTGCAGAGAGTGCCAAGTTCCAAGCAAGGTCTGCCTATACCGGTGCTGGTTTGAGTACCAAAGAAACAGAGTTGATCATGAATCATCCTGTACGACGCAAGATTGTCTACAATTTGATGTTGATTGGTAATGCGGGAATCGTCACCGTGATGTCTTCATTGATTCTAACGTTTGTACTTCCAGAAACTACGGCCTCACGGTTATACGGTTTACTTATTATAGTCGTGGGTTTGACAGGTTTGTGGTTTGCTATACGTAGCAATTGGGTGGATCGAGGTCTTTCTAGAATGATTAGTTCTATGCTGCGTCGTTATACAGATCTTCAAGTACAAGATTTTGAAGCTGTTCTACATCTTAAAAATGATTATAAAATCAGCGAGGCAAATGTTGATAGTGACGGCTGGATGTGTAATCGTACGTTACAGGAACTCAACTTGCGCGAAGAAGGCATTACAATTCTAGGAGTTTATCGCAAGGGTGATGATTATTATGGTTCTCCTGCTGGACCTTTCAAACTAGTCTCTGGTGATGTTGTAACTATTTATGGAAAGGCAAGCGGCATCAAGAGCCTATATAAAAGGAAGAAAGATTTTTATGCTCATCTAGAACACGAGAGAGCTGTTGCTAAAGAAGAGGAACGTCGCAAGGCTGAGATTGAAAAGGCAGAAGCTGAAGAGGAATAA
- a CDS encoding outer membrane beta-barrel protein, with translation MRKLLLGVFGLLAFSAVAQEETEETKKFTLGGSVDAYYRTQLSSSDTTPQSLTSFADQTGFAVGMANIIASYESSNGKVGAVADLVFGPRGDDATTLDNVNQLYAYWNVSESTTLTLGRFNTYLGYEVISPVGNFNYSTSYLFTNGPFSHVGVKADFALSEDFSAMLAVMNPTDVNENLTGDYALGGQLGYKGQYLNLYYDSGVVLGFEIDYTGGFDVTDTFFLGINAAYQTNDDAGFYGAALYPQVSLTDSFGLGLRGEYFALHGDGDDLPSVTAFTLTGSYSLDNLTIKPEIRLDSFSELEPFLDSDGMASDNLSAFVIAAIYQF, from the coding sequence ATGAGAAAACTTTTACTAGGAGTATTTGGACTGTTAGCTTTCAGCGCGGTTGCTCAAGAAGAAACAGAAGAAACAAAAAAATTCACATTAGGAGGTAGTGTCGATGCTTATTATCGCACTCAATTAAGTTCGAGCGATACAACCCCACAAAGCTTGACATCTTTTGCAGATCAAACAGGATTTGCTGTGGGTATGGCAAATATTATTGCGAGCTACGAAAGCAGCAACGGTAAAGTAGGAGCTGTGGCAGATCTAGTCTTCGGACCTAGAGGTGATGATGCAACAACGCTTGATAACGTGAATCAGTTGTATGCGTATTGGAATGTGTCAGAATCTACGACGCTTACTTTAGGGCGCTTCAATACTTATCTAGGATATGAGGTGATTTCACCAGTAGGTAATTTCAACTACAGTACTTCCTACTTATTCACAAACGGACCATTCTCACATGTAGGTGTTAAAGCAGATTTTGCCTTATCAGAAGATTTTAGTGCCATGCTAGCGGTAATGAACCCAACTGATGTCAATGAAAATCTTACTGGAGATTATGCTTTAGGTGGTCAACTAGGATATAAAGGTCAGTACTTGAACCTTTATTACGATTCTGGAGTAGTTCTAGGATTTGAAATAGACTACACAGGTGGTTTTGATGTAACTGACACCTTCTTTTTGGGAATCAATGCAGCTTACCAAACTAACGATGACGCTGGATTTTATGGGGCAGCATTATATCCTCAGGTTAGCTTGACAGATAGTTTTGGTCTAGGATTGAGAGGTGAATATTTTGCCCTACACGGTGATGGTGATGATTTACCTAGCGTCACTGCCTTTACCTTGACTGGAAGTTACTCTCTTGACAACTTAACGATCAAACCAGAAATACGCCTGGATTCATTTTCTGAATTAGAACCATTTTTAGACTCTGATGGAATGGCATCAGATAATCTATCTGCATTTGTAATAGCAGCAATCTATCAATTTTAA
- a CDS encoding P-II family nitrogen regulator — protein sequence MKKIEAIIRKSKFSAVKKALHEIDVNFFSYWDVTGLGNEKKGSVYRGVSYSTSDIQRRYLSIVVTDDFETKTVNAIIESARTGDVGDGKIFVSDVQESYRIRTGAKGPDTLK from the coding sequence ATGAAAAAAATAGAAGCAATTATCAGAAAATCAAAATTTTCTGCAGTTAAAAAAGCATTACACGAAATTGACGTCAATTTTTTCTCCTACTGGGACGTAACAGGACTTGGAAATGAGAAAAAAGGATCAGTCTATCGTGGTGTTTCCTACAGTACCAGTGATATCCAGCGTAGATATTTATCCATTGTAGTCACCGATGACTTTGAGACCAAAACGGTGAATGCAATCATTGAATCAGCTAGAACTGGTGATGTAGGTGATGGGAAAATCTTCGTCTCTGATGTACAGGAAAGCTATAGAATAAGAACAGGTGCCAAAGGACCCGACACTTTAAAATAA